A part of Cryptococcus neoformans var. grubii H99 chromosome 6, complete sequence genomic DNA contains:
- a CDS encoding COP9 signalosome complex subunit 1, which yields MDSKRSYSDILASIDPAQFDWPTYEGTYKGRALITRYSHLVNTCVAYPSPSASELAKTALLKLIPLVKSSTWDINTYLWSVSVLFTIVHPGQRWKAAEEMEVDREDDEEGGITKITSRGTPPGEGKEEDGFPDERWINETRDTVAKEVSRLDVELRGYMSNLIKESIRLTQLAFAELAFKVGKVREALNYYAATREYSSTPQHHVDLGMGVVETCLAFNYPAPLSGHIAKLETTLDRLHPPPHAQSKQQAGLSTTASDLRERQAEESRSQAARRSVMVRAKVGKGLISASQKDWARAGRELGWIEEDEGGLGDWEGKAISTSDLALLSAFYVLASSDRGRIRRVLLDRAAFKNQLDDSQGWIIDLVRSYVDASYGQVMSLLQYSEPILLLNPFLSSCTRSIISCIQTRSIIQYVQPFSTIRIQTMTQAFGMEEGKMLDVVEKLIGDGDVGAKIDLIDNVLVMDTPDPRAEMFEKALKAGRKSAELAQASLLRMKLTEAGVTVNPHAESISTEISGKQQQQQQQALGPEATTTTSTTVPGTAMAEDQSAEDVVMYATGGPNGEPVA from the exons ATGGATTCCAAAAGATCATACTCCGACATCTTGGCATCTATTGATCCTGCCCAATTTGACTGGCCCACTTACGAAGGCACATACAAAG GCCGAGCCCTTATAACTCGGTACTCTCATCTGGTCAACACCTGTGTTGCCTACCCTTCCCCATCAGCCTCTGAACTTGCGAAGACGGCATTACTCAAGTTAATCCCGCTCGTCAAGTCATCCACATGGGACATCAACACTTACCTTTGGTCTGTGTCTGTCCTTTTTACTATCGTTCACCCTGGTCAGAGATGGAAGGCTGCcgaggaaatggaagtggatagagaggatgatgaagagggtggaATCACTAAAATAACGTCGAGAGGTACTCCCCctggagagggaaaggaggaagatgggttCCCTgatgagagatggataaATGAGACGAGGGACACTGTGGCGAAAGAGGTTTCGAGGCTTGATGTAGAGCTGAGAGGGTATATGAGCAACCTTATTAAGGAGAGCATCCGT TTGACACAACTTGCATTTGCAGAGTTAGCTTTCAAGGTCGGCAAGGTGCGTGAGGCTCTCAACTACTATGCCGCCACCCGAGAGTATAGCTCTACCCCTCAGCACCATGTCGATCTTGGTATGGGCGTCGTAGAG ACTTGTCTTGCGTTCAACTACCCAGCGCCCCTTTCAGGGCACATCGCCAAACTCGAAACCACGCTTGACCGTCTACATCCGCCTCCTCACGCTCAGTCCAAACAGCAAGCTGGCCTTAGCACGACCGCTTCGGACTTGCGAGAACGTCAAGCGGAAGAAAGCCGCTCTCAGGCAGCGAGGAGGAGTGTGATGGTGAGGGCTAAGGTAGGAAAAGGACTTATCAGCGCGAGTCAAAAAGATTGGGCTAGGGCTGGACGGGAGTTGGGATGgattgaggaggatgaaggcggGTTAGGCGACTGGGAAGGCAAG GCCATTTCCACGAGCGATCTGGCCCTCCTTAGTGCTTTCTATGTCCTCGCATCATCTGATCGTGGTCGTATACGTCGAGTACTTCTTGATAGAGCAGCTTTCAAAAATCAGCTCGATGATTCACAAGGATGGATTATCGACTTAGTCAGATCCTATGTTGACGCGAGTTACGGACAAGTTATGTCTCTCCTTCAGTACTCCGAG ccaatccttctccttaatcccttcctctcgtcCTGCACCCgctccatcatctcatGTATTCAAACCCGTTCCATTATCCAATATGTCCAACCATTCTCGACCATTCGCATTCAGACTATGACTCAAGCATttgggatggaagaaggaaagatgttGGACGTCGTGGAGAAGTTGattggggatggggatgttGGAGCGAAGATTGATTTGATTGATAAT GTGTTGGTGATGGATACACCCGACCCGAGGGCAGAGATGTTTGAAAAGGCGTTGAAAGCGGGGCGAAAAAGCGCCGAACTTGCTCAAGCATCACTTTTGCGCATGAAGCT TACGGAAGCCGGTGTCACCGTTAATCCTCATGCTGAGAGTATCAGTACCGAGATATCCGGcaaacagcaacaacagcagcagcaggcaCTAGGTCCTGAAGCCACAACCACAACCTCAACCACAGTTCCGGGGACCGCTATGGCAGAAGATCAATCCGCGGAAGATGTTGTGATGTACGCTACTGGGGGACCAAATGGCGAGCCCGTGGCTTAG